In the genome of Chloroflexota bacterium, the window CGATCTCGCGCTGCGCGACATAGGCCGCCTGGGCAATTTCCCGCTGGAAGAACCCGGTCTCGATGGCCGGAATGACCCCCCCAAACCGGTCGATTCGCTCGAAGTAGTCGCCGGCCTCCCGCTCCAAACGATCGGTCATCGATTCGACGAAGTAGGAGCCAGCCAAGGGATCGATTGTATTCGCCACACCACTTTCGTGGGCAATGATCTGCTGGGTACGCAGCGCAATCGTCGCAGCCTGCTCCGACGGCAACGCCAGCGCTTCGTCCTTCGAATTGGTGTGTAACGACTGGGTGCCGCCCAGCACTGCGGCCAGCGCCTGGATCGCCACCCGTACGATGTTGTTTTCCGGTTGCTGGGCGGTCAGGCTCACACCGGCTGTCTGGGTATGAAAGCGCAGACGCCAACTCCGGGGATCCTTGGCGCCATATTGCACCCGCATGGCCCTCGCCCAGATCCGTCGCGCAGCCCTGTATTTGGCGATCTCCTCAAAAAAGTCGTTATGCGCGTTGAAGAAGAAGCTGAGCCGCGGAGCGAAGTCGTCCACATCCAGGCCCCGTTCAAGAGCCGCCTCCACATAGGCAAAGCCATCAGCCAGAGTAAACGCCAATTCCTGAACGGCAGTGCTGCCTGCCTCCCGGATGTGATATCCGCTGATGCTCACCGTGTTCCATAGAGGCAACTGCTCCGTACCGAATTCGATGGTGTCCACCACCAATCGCATGGACGGCTGAACCGGGAAGATATACTCCTTCTGCGCGATGTATTCCTTCAGAATATCATTCTGAATCGTGCCCCGCAGGCTGCGGCGCTCATAGCCCTGTTTCTCGGCCGCAGCGATATACATGGCCCAGATGATGGCCGCCGGCGAGTTGATGGTCATCGACGTAGTGAGCTCCTCCACAGGAATCTGGTCGAAGAGGATCTCCATATCAGCCAATGAACTGACAGCCACGCCACAGCGGCCAAACTCGCCCAATGCCTGCGGTGCGTCGCTGTCATAACCGTAAAGGGTCGGCATGTCAAAGGCAACACTCAAGCCGGTTTGGCCCTGGTCCAGCAGGTAACGAAACCGCTGATTGGTCTCCCCGGCGGTTCCAAAACCCGCGAACATGCGCTGGGTCCACAACCGTCCCCGGTACATGGAGGCATGGATGCCGCGCGTGAAGGGATATTCCCCGGGAAACCCCAGGTCCTCCAGGTAATCAAATCCGCCCAGATCGGCCGGCGTGTAGAGCCGTTCCACCGGCACCGAGGAACTGGTCTGAAACGCAGGCTGGCGCTCTGGGAATCGCTCAAG includes:
- a CDS encoding methylmalonyl-CoA mutase family protein, producing MGDHDDVARIDQKKQRWQKTTLAAVLERFPERQPAFQTSSSVPVERLYTPADLGGFDYLEDLGFPGEYPFTRGIHASMYRGRLWTQRMFAGFGTAGETNQRFRYLLDQGQTGLSVAFDMPTLYGYDSDAPQALGEFGRCGVAVSSLADMEILFDQIPVEELTTSMTINSPAAIIWAMYIAAAEKQGYERRSLRGTIQNDILKEYIAQKEYIFPVQPSMRLVVDTIEFGTEQLPLWNTVSISGYHIREAGSTAVQELAFTLADGFAYVEAALERGLDVDDFAPRLSFFFNAHNDFFEEIAKYRAARRIWARAMRVQYGAKDPRSWRLRFHTQTAGVSLTAQQPENNIVRVAIQALAAVLGGTQSLHTNSKDEALALPSEQAATIALRTQQIIAHESGVANTIDPLAGSYFVESMTDRLEREAGDYFERIDRFGGVIPAIETGFFQREIAQAAYVAQREIEENARTIVGVNRFQTDEPFTIPLLEMDPDGYDRQLARLGRVRAERDNHQVEQVLGRLADAARDEVNLMPPILECVEAYATLGEVCDVLRVAFGEYHEPVYF